DNA sequence from the Terriglobia bacterium genome:
CCGCCGCGTCGGGGTGGATGAAGTTGGCGGTTCCCACCTGCACGGCCGAGGCCCCGGCCAGGATGAACTCCAGCGCGTCGCGGGCGGTCAGGATCCCGCCCATGCCGATCACCGGGATCTTGACCGCGCGGGAGACCTGCCAGGTCGCCCAGACCGCCAGCGGCCGGATCGCGGGTCCCGAGAGGCCGCCGGACACGTTGGCGAGCACCGGACGCCGGCGGTCGACGTCCACCGCCATCCCGACGTACGTGTTGACCAGTGACACGGCGTCGGAGCCCCCGGCCTCGGCCGCGCGCGCCATCTCCCGGATGTCGGTGACGTTGGGGGAGAGCTTCACGATGAGCGGAAGCCGCGTCGCGTCTCGGCAGGCGCGGGTCACCCGGGCGAGGGACTCGGCGTCGTTTCCGAAGGCCATACCCCCCGACTCGACGTTGGGACAGGAGACGTTCAGCTCGACGGCGGAGAGCCCCTGAGCCGCGTCGAGCTTCTCGCAGACCTCCACGTACTCCGCGACGGTCTCGCCGAAGACGTTGGCGACCACCGCGACGTCGAACTTCAGAAGCGCCGGGAGCTTTTCCGCGATGAAGGCGTCGACGCCCACGTTCTGGAGGCCGATGGCATTCAGCATCCCGGCGGGGGTTTCGACGATGCGCTCCGGGAGGTTGCCCCGGCGAGGCCTCGGCGAGAGCCCTTTGACGACGATGCCGCCGAGGTCAGCGAGGTCGAGGAACGGGAGGAACTCGAGGCCGTAGCCGAAGGTCCCCGACGCGGTGAGCACGGGGTTCTTGAGCCGGAGCGGCCCCACGGCAACCGAGAGGTCCGGTTTCACCACGCGAGCTTCTCGGCGCGCATGACGGGTCCCTCGACGCACACCCTCTCGTATACGGGCTTCTCGCCGCTCTCCGATCGGATGGGGACGACGCAGCCGAGGCAGACCCCGAAGCCGCAGGCCATGTGCGCCTCGAGGGACAGCTCGCAAGGAATGCCGCGGGACGCCGCGATCTCCGCCACCGCCCGGAGCATCGGGTTCGGACCGCAGCCGTAGATTCGAACCGCCCCCGCGTCCTCGAGCAGGGCCGTGAGCGGCGCGGTCACGAGGCCACGGCAGCCAAGGGACCCGTCCTCGGTCGCCACCGTCACCTCGTCGCATCGCTTTCCGAACCAGTCGAGCAGGGGAAGGTCGCCCGCGTTTCGCGCCCCGAAGACCAGAGTGGACCGGACGCCGCGGGCCGCGAGCGCCGACACCAGCGCCGGGAACGGCGCCGAGCCGATGCCTCCCGCCACGAGCAGCGGGCGCACCCCGGGAGCGACCGAGAGATCGAAGCCGCGCCCGAGGGGGCCGAGGGCGGTGATCGGTGCTCCGGGCTTGAGGGACGAGAGCAGGGCCGTGCCGCGGCCGATGACCTTGTAGAGCACCTGGACCGCGCCCTCGGGGGCGTCGTCGAACGTGCCGGGCAGTCCGCACACGCTGAACGGCCGGCGGAGCAACACCTCGGCACCTGAGATGCCGATCATGAAGAACTGCCCGGGGACCATCTCCGCGGCGGCCCGGGGCGCGAGAAACTCCAGCAGGAAGTGGCCGTGGCCGAGGTCGAGGTTTCTGGCGACGGCCGCGGACAGGTCCTGGGGCATCGGGTTCCTCGTGAAACGCGAAGCATAGACAATCGCGCCAGGGTGGTCAACGCGCCGGCGCGCGCTCCTTGACACCCCACGACCGCGCCCACTACGATGTCGCGCTCCGTGAGCCTTCTTTAAGCCGGCCCTGCGAGGCCGCAAGGAGAGGCCCGATGCCGCCATCCGAACGGGTCCGGGTGATGGACACCGCCTCGATCGAACGTGCCCTGAGCCGGATCGCCCACGAGATCCTCGAAAAGAACAAGACGCTGGACGACCTGCGCCTGGTCGGGATCCAGACGCGCGGCGTCCCGCTGGCCCGCCGTCTCGCGCAGAAGCTCTCGGACATCGGCGGAGCCCTGCCGCCGGTCGGTGTCCTCGACATCAACCTCTACCGCGACGATCTCTCGAGCATCGCGGACCGGCCGGTGCTCCGCAAGACCGACATCCCGTTCGACGTGCGAGGGGCGCGGATCGTTCTCGTGGACGACGTGCTCTACACCGGCCGGACCATCAGGGCCGCGCTCGACGGTCTCGTCGACCTCGGGCGGCCGCGCCACATCCAGCTCGCGGTCCTGGTGGACCGAGGCCACCGCGAGCTGCCGATCCGCGCCGACTTCGTCGGGAAGAACTTGCCCACGTCCCGGACCGAGGAGGTGGAGGTGAAGCTCAAGGAGACCGACGGGTCGGACGAGGTCGTGATCGTGAAGGCGGGCGAGGCGCCCGCGGCGCGGGCGCGCGGGAGGAAGCGATGAACCTCGGGAGCCGGCACCTCCTCGGCATCGAGACGCTCGAGCCGTCGGAGATCCTCACGATCCTCGACGCGGCGGAGCGTTTCGCGGAGATCTCGACACGGGAGATCAAGAAGGTCCCGACGCTCCGCGGCAAGACGGTGGTGAACTTCTTCGTCGAGCCGTCGACGCGCACCCGATCGTCGTTCGAGCTGGCCGAGAAGCGCCTGTCCGCGGACCTCCTGAACTTCTCGACGTCCACCTCCAGCCTCGTGAAGGGTGAGACGCTCCTCGATACCGCGAAGAACCTCGAGGCGATGGCCCCGGACTTCATCGTGATCCGGCACTCCGAGCCGGGC
Encoded proteins:
- a CDS encoding dihydroorotate dehydrogenase, with translation MVKPDLSVAVGPLRLKNPVLTASGTFGYGLEFLPFLDLADLGGIVVKGLSPRPRRGNLPERIVETPAGMLNAIGLQNVGVDAFIAEKLPALLKFDVAVVANVFGETVAEYVEVCEKLDAAQGLSAVELNVSCPNVESGGMAFGNDAESLARVTRACRDATRLPLIVKLSPNVTDIREMARAAEAGGSDAVSLVNTYVGMAVDVDRRRPVLANVSGGLSGPAIRPLAVWATWQVSRAVKIPVIGMGGILTARDALEFILAGASAVQVGTANFIHPDAAVRVAQGLAAYLAEHGIDSVRDLVGTLETGPEGCR
- a CDS encoding dihydroorotate dehydrogenase electron transfer subunit encodes the protein MPQDLSAAVARNLDLGHGHFLLEFLAPRAAAEMVPGQFFMIGISGAEVLLRRPFSVCGLPGTFDDAPEGAVQVLYKVIGRGTALLSSLKPGAPITALGPLGRGFDLSVAPGVRPLLVAGGIGSAPFPALVSALAARGVRSTLVFGARNAGDLPLLDWFGKRCDEVTVATEDGSLGCRGLVTAPLTALLEDAGAVRIYGCGPNPMLRAVAEIAASRGIPCELSLEAHMACGFGVCLGCVVPIRSESGEKPVYERVCVEGPVMRAEKLAW
- the pyrR gene encoding bifunctional pyr operon transcriptional regulator/uracil phosphoribosyltransferase PyrR, translated to MPPSERVRVMDTASIERALSRIAHEILEKNKTLDDLRLVGIQTRGVPLARRLAQKLSDIGGALPPVGVLDINLYRDDLSSIADRPVLRKTDIPFDVRGARIVLVDDVLYTGRTIRAALDGLVDLGRPRHIQLAVLVDRGHRELPIRADFVGKNLPTSRTEEVEVKLKETDGSDEVVIVKAGEAPAARARGRKR